Below is a window of Moraxella nasibovis DNA.
ATTTTATCAATGATGGGGGTGGGGGTGGGCGGCAGTTGTTTTGAGAAATCTGCCTTTTTGGTGTGAAATTTGCAAAAAAGTCTGGCATTTTTTATGATTTTTCGTTAAAGTAAGCATACAGGCTTAGTGTGATAACAAGAGTGGTCTGTGTTAGAGTGAAAATAATTTTGGAAAAATGACGAGTATCTTATGAGTAGTGTGAATAAAGTGATCATCGTGGGTCGTCTGGGTAATGACCCTGAAGTGCGTTCTTTTCAAAATGGTGGCGGCGTGACCAACATTTCTGTGGCGACCTCAGAACGCTGGACGGACAAAAACACAGGCGAGCGCAAGGAGCAAACCGAATGGCACCGCATCAGCCTGTTTAATCGTTTGGGCGAGATCGCCGCTCAATATCTGCGCAAGGGCAGCATGGTGTACATCGAAGGCAGTCTGCAAACTCGTAAATACACCGACCAGCAGGGCGTGGAGCGTTATAGCACTGAGATTCGTGCGTCAGAAATGCGTATGCTGAGCTCTAATAATGAGCAAGGCGGCTTTGGTGGTAATCAAGGCTATAATAATGGCGGTGGTTTTGGTGGCAATGGTGGTTATCAAAACCAAAATAACCAGCAATGGGGCAATAATCAAAACCGTAATTTTAACCAAAATTATAACAATGATTATAATCAAGGTGGTTTCAATCAAGGTCAAGCCAATCAGAATTTTGGCAACCAAGGCGGTTTTAATCAAGGCAATCCAAACGCCCAATTCCAAAACGGCTTTGCAGGGCAAAATCAAGCATCATCTGCACCATCAAGCCCAGCTCAAAACAACATGCCACAGAATAACACCAACGCCTTTGGTGCACCGCCTGCCGCCAAGTCAGATGCACCGCCCGCCGCTAAGCCAGCGTCATCGGCAGTGGCGGATGATGACATTCCTTTTTAATTTAAGCCTTTCTAAGCTTTTATTGAATGCTCTACCTTTAAGGCAATCACTAAAAACAGCTCAATGTTTGGGCTGTTTTTTTATTTGACATATCAAGAAAAGATTTGGAAATGAGTTTATAATACACCCATCAATGCAAAAACTGACAAACAGCCATCCAAGAACAAGAAACGATGGCGACTGTGTTTTTAGATAAATATGGCTTTGGCTTTAACAAAAGAGGTTTGAATGAATTTTGAGATTTTATTGGGCATCTGCTTGGGCGTGGGCTTGGCGGCAAGTACGGGCTTTCGTGTGTTTGTTCCGCTGTTTGCCATGTCTTTGGCGGCGCATTTTGGTGTGTTGCCGCTTGGTGAGAATTGGCAGTGGCTGGGCAGCACGACGGCGCTTGTGATTTTGGGTGTGGCAAGCTTGGTGGAGTCGGTCAGCTATTTGGTACCGATCGTGGATAACTTTTTGGACGCCATTGCTGTACCTTTGGCGGGGCTTGCAGGCACGATTGTCATGGCATCAAGCCTTACAGAGCTAAGTCCCGCGATGACTTGGGCGCTTGCCATCGTGGCAGGTGGTGGTGCGGCAACTGCTGTCAAGACCACTTCTGCTGCCACTCGTGCTGTCTCGACCGCCACCACCGCAGGTACGGCAAACCCCGCCATCGGATTGGCGGAGACTGGCACAGCGATTGGGCTGTCAGTGCTGTCAATCTTTGCGCCTGTGGCGGCGGCAGTCGTGGTGGTGATTGGGCTGCTTGTGCTGATTTGGCTTGCCATGAAGCTCAAAAAACAGCTCGCCAAATGACGATGGGTTTTTGGTTTTAATAAAAAACATGCGGCACAAAAACGCCATCATCACCTGTGATGGCGCCATGACTTTCACGAATGCCAATACCAGCCGTGCCATGCCCGATGATCCAGCTGCTGAGGACGGCATACACACGCTCGCCTTGTGCGTCTGTAAAGCTTGGGGCGAGCTTGGCTTGTTGATACACAAAGCCTTCATGTCCATAGCCACCAGCGGTCTGCGTCTCGCCTTGTGGCGTGTGCAAGGTGATGTTTAAGCCTTGGCGGGAGAAAAAAGGCTTTTTGACAAAGTGGTCGCCCAGCGTGTCAGGTGAAAAATGGGCGGGCAAAAGATTGGGGTGGTTGGGAAACAGCTCCCACAGCATGCACAGCATGGCTTTATTGCCAAACAAAAGCTTATAGGCAGGCTCAATGAAAGTCGTGCGACTACTGGCAAGATACTGCCCAAAGTCGTCTTGGACGAGCCACTCCCAAGGGTAGAGTTTGAACAGCTGCTCGATCGGCTCGTCATACAAATCCACAAACACCCCTTGTGCGTCATGATGACCGATGTCACTAATGTCAATGAAGTGGGTGCTAAGACCTGCTTGCTTGGCGATGTCTTGCAGATGGCGTGTGGCGATGACATCCTCGCTTTCATCGCTCATGGCGGTAAAGTACAAGGGGTGGGGTGATTTTAGGGCTTTAAATTCAAGCAAAAGCCGCTCATGAATGCTATTAAATTGTTTGGCGTTCAGGTTTTGTGTGCGTAGCCATTGCCGCTGTGCCGCACCGCTTTCTAAGATGAGCGTGGGTGTGTCGGCGTTGTATTCATACAGCTTGGGCGCATCTTTGCCATCATACCAAAGATCAAAACGACCGTAGAGTGTGGGCGTGTCAGGGTGAAAACTGCTCTCAATCAGATGTGCGGACGCATCATCAATGCCAAGGCGAGTATAATCGCCTGTTTTGATGACATGGCGTGCGGCGGCAAAATACATCTGGTGCAGCTCTTTGGTCGCCTCCGCCAGCGTGTCAATCTGACGCTCATCAAAGGCGTAGTAGGCGTCATTTTGCCAATGCGTCTGCCAAAACTTAGGATCAATGCCCTGATAATCAAAGCCTAGGCGTGCAAGATCACTTTGCCAGTCATGGCTTGAAATGAAATGTTCTCGTCTCACGAACGACCGCCACCTGAGCGCTTGCCAGTGCTGCCAAAGCCTCTGCGTGGCGTGGCTTGCTGAGCGTTTTGGGCTTGGCTGCTTTGGTAGTTTTGGGTGCTTTGGGCGGCGCTTTGACGCTGTCCTGCTGCCTGTCCGCTTTGTACTGATTGGGCGGCATTATTGTTCGCTGCTGGCTGCTGCGTGGTGGCAGGGGCTTGTGCGGTCTTGGATGCATCTGCCACTCGGGCATTGCCTGCTTTATTGGCAAGGTAGCCTGCTGCCGCACCCGCTGCCGCACCTGCCAAGAGTGCGCCACCGACACCCATGCCGTCATCCGCTTGTGCGCCATCAGCTGGCAGGGCTTCTTGACCCTCAGGGATTACTTCTGTCGCCTGAGCTTCAAGCTGTGCGGCGGTGTCATTGATGGTAGCAGCCTCAGCTTTGGCTTGGGCGGCAGCCAAGCGAGCCTGAGCCTCAGCAAGCTCACGCTCAGCATCCGCCAAGCTTTGTTCGGCGGTCTGTGGGGCTGTCTGGGGCTGTGTTGGTGCAGGCGAGCAGGCGGACAGTCCAAGTGTGCCAAGCCCAAGTAGTGCCAAAGACAGTGGTTTTTTGGTGTTTTTAAAGATGGTCATGATTTTTGCCTTTAAAACGAAGATGAATAATAAAAAGGGTTTTTAGATTATTATGCGGTTAAATGAGTGATTTTACAAGGTTTTTTTGTGATAAGTGTGCTTTGTTTTGCGTCTATGTGTTTCCCAAATCATGAAGTCATGCTATAATTTAGCCGATGTATGAGCCAGTATTTTTGTATTTTGCCAATAATTTTTTGATGCGATCATGACCATGCCTGATAAAATTTCCCCTTCAACCAAGCAAGCAGGTTTTTTTGACCGTCTTTGGCAGGGTTTCTTGACGACGGTTGGTACGGAGCGATTTTTCCATATTTTCTCCCCGTGGGTGAAGTGGCTTGCTGCCATCTCGGCGGTATTATTGACGCTTGGCACGGTGTGGGGCCTGGGTTTTGCGCCGCCTGATTATTTGCAAGGCAACAGCTATCGCATCATCTTTATCCATGTGCCAGCTGCCAGCCTTGCCATGAGCATTTATTTTGCCTTGGCGGTGCTTGGGGTGATTTTCTTGGTATGGAAAATCAAAACCGCCAACATCGTCGCCCAAGCCATCGCACCGATTGGTTTTATTTTTTGTGTGCTGAGTTTGATCACAGGGTCGATTTGGGCAAGACCGACTTGGGGCACTTATTGGGTGTGGGATGCTCGCCTGACGAGTATGCTGATTTTGGCGTTTTTGTATGTGGGGGTGATGGCGCTGTTTGCCGCCTTTGAACACAGCCAAAACCGCGGCAAGGCAGCAGCGATTTTATCCATCGTCGGCGTGGTCAATTTACCCATCATCAAATATTCGGTGGAGTGGTGGAATACGCTGCACCAAGGGGCGACTTTTACGGTCACCAATGCACCAAAAATGTCCGCCAGTATGTGGCTGCCACTACTTGTGATGCTGCTTGGTATGTATTTTTTGGTGGCGGCACTTGCCATCTATCGCACCAATTCTTTGATTTTGGCTCGTGATCATAATAAATCTTGGGTACAAAAATTACTCAATCAGCCAGCCAACCCAAACCATAAGGGCAGCAAGCGATGACGCCATATTTTTCAAGTTTTCAAGATTTCGTGCAGATGCAGGGGCATGGGGCGTTCGTGTGGGCGTGCTATGGCATCAGTTTTTTTGCTTTATTGGCGCTCATCGTTTATGCAAAAAAAGAGCGTAAAGCCACGATCGATCGGCTGCGTCGTCAGGCGGGCGCTCAGCCCACTCGCTTGACCAAT
It encodes the following:
- a CDS encoding glutathionylspermidine synthase family protein; the protein is MRREHFISSHDWQSDLARLGFDYQGIDPKFWQTHWQNDAYYAFDERQIDTLAEATKELHQMYFAAARHVIKTGDYTRLGIDDASAHLIESSFHPDTPTLYGRFDLWYDGKDAPKLYEYNADTPTLILESGAAQRQWLRTQNLNAKQFNSIHERLLLEFKALKSPHPLYFTAMSDESEDVIATRHLQDIAKQAGLSTHFIDISDIGHHDAQGVFVDLYDEPIEQLFKLYPWEWLVQDDFGQYLASSRTTFIEPAYKLLFGNKAMLCMLWELFPNHPNLLPAHFSPDTLGDHFVKKPFFSRQGLNITLHTPQGETQTAGGYGHEGFVYQQAKLAPSFTDAQGERVYAVLSSWIIGHGTAGIGIRESHGAITGDDGVFVPHVFY
- a CDS encoding single-stranded DNA-binding protein — protein: MSSVNKVIIVGRLGNDPEVRSFQNGGGVTNISVATSERWTDKNTGERKEQTEWHRISLFNRLGEIAAQYLRKGSMVYIEGSLQTRKYTDQQGVERYSTEIRASEMRMLSSNNEQGGFGGNQGYNNGGGFGGNGGYQNQNNQQWGNNQNRNFNQNYNNDYNQGGFNQGQANQNFGNQGGFNQGNPNAQFQNGFAGQNQASSAPSSPAQNNMPQNNTNAFGAPPAAKSDAPPAAKPASSAVADDDIPF
- a CDS encoding heme ABC transporter permease, with translation MTMPDKISPSTKQAGFFDRLWQGFLTTVGTERFFHIFSPWVKWLAAISAVLLTLGTVWGLGFAPPDYLQGNSYRIIFIHVPAASLAMSIYFALAVLGVIFLVWKIKTANIVAQAIAPIGFIFCVLSLITGSIWARPTWGTYWVWDARLTSMLILAFLYVGVMALFAAFEHSQNRGKAAAILSIVGVVNLPIIKYSVEWWNTLHQGATFTVTNAPKMSASMWLPLLVMLLGMYFLVAALAIYRTNSLILARDHNKSWVQKLLNQPANPNHKGSKR
- a CDS encoding DUF4126 domain-containing protein gives rise to the protein MNFEILLGICLGVGLAASTGFRVFVPLFAMSLAAHFGVLPLGENWQWLGSTTALVILGVASLVESVSYLVPIVDNFLDAIAVPLAGLAGTIVMASSLTELSPAMTWALAIVAGGGAATAVKTTSAATRAVSTATTAGTANPAIGLAETGTAIGLSVLSIFAPVAAAVVVVIGLLVLIWLAMKLKKQLAK
- the ccmD gene encoding heme exporter protein CcmD translates to MTPYFSSFQDFVQMQGHGAFVWACYGISFFALLALIVYAKKERKATIDRLRRQAGAQPTRLTNKQRQALGADNGLTGKDG